GGTCTTAACTCATTATAGACCTTTACGGTTTGTTTGACCAAAATCTTTCTTGTATTCAAATCTACATTAAATTTATCAATATCATATTCCTGTTTTAAAATTCCATTGATTCTTTCGGCTATGGCATTCTCATAAGGATCTGATTCTTGTGTCATACTACAACGGATTTTATGCTTTTTCAATAGCTTTTGATAATCATCGGAACAATATTGTAAACCTTTGTCTGAGTGATGAATAAGACTCTTCGGGTTTTCTTTTTTCAATGCCATTTTTAGAGCATTTAAACAAGATGCTGTAGCCAAAGAATCCGACACATCAAAGCCTACGATTTTCTTAGAATAAGCATCGGTTATCAAGCTTAAATAGGCTGGGTTTTCTCTGTTTCCCAAGTAAGTTATGTCTGATACCCAAACATTATTAGGCTTTTTGTATTGATAATCTTTAATCAAATTTTTATGTTTTTTAAAACGATGATACGAATTGGTAGTTTTGTGATAACTTCTTTTGGGAATGATTAACAAATGGTTAGCCCTTAAGAAGTCAAAGAATTTGTCTCTGCCAATTCTTAAATTTTCAAGTTTCTCTTTCAAAAGAAAATACAACTTCTTTCCACCCATTTTTGGATGAATCATTCGCAGCTCTGCTACCCAATCCACAACCTGCTGTGCATTTTGTTGCCGCTTTGCTTTTCGTTTCAAATGACGATAATAAACCTGTCGGTCAACCCCGAACAATTCACAGGAGAAACTTATGGTTTCTTTTTGTTCCTTTCGGAAAGAGTCGATAGTTCGGGTGGTGAGTTTTTTCGTATATCAATTTGATATTCCTCTTCGGCAAGGTTAATCATCATATCGAAAATAATGGCTTTTTTATCAGCCACATAAGCCTGTTTCTCAAGAAAGGTCTTCTGCTTTTGCAAAAGCTTTACTTGGGCTTCAAGCTCCATGATCTTTTGTTCTGGTGACTTTGGCATATTCGATGGGGATTGGTTCTCCCAGTCAAAGGTACCAAATTTTCTGAGCCAACTCACAACTGTGCTTCGGGCTTGGATGCCATATTTTCGGCAAGCAACAGTGGTAGAGAGTTCTCCAGACTCGATTTCTTTTACAACGTTCAACTTAAAAGACATACTGTAATCGCGCTGAGTACGTTTTACATAATTGCTTCTTTCTTCCATAATAACGATTATTTTTTTTGTATCGCTATTTCAGGACGGGACATTATACTAAAAAAAAGCAACGAGAGAAATTCTTGTTGCTTTTTTAATTTTAAAGTTATAAGTAGGCTTATTTAATTCCCATCAATTCTACATCAAAAATAATGGTAGAACCGCCCGGAATTGCATCTCCAGCGCCTTGATCGCCATATGCCAATTCTGCAGGAATATAAAATCTGTATTTAGCCCCTTTACTCATCAATTGAATACCTTCTGTCCAACCTTTAATGACGGCTCCTAAATTAATATCCGCAGGTGCACCTCCGTTTTTATCCGTAGAATCGAAAACCGTTCCATCTAAAAGTTTTCCAGTATATTTTACTTGTACAACATCCGATGCTTTAGGTTTTGTTTTACCATCGCCTTCCTGCAAAACTTCATATTGCAAACCAGAAGCTGTAGTTTTCACGTTAGGATTTGTTTTATTCTTTGTAAGAAAATCAATTCCTTTTTTCTTATTTCCATCTGCATTCGCCAATGCAGCAGACTGTTTTTTCTCGTTTTGCTTCTGCATAAAGCTCATCATAAAAGCATCCATTTCTTCAGCTGGCAAAGTCTTCTCTTTACCATCCATTTCTTCTTTAATTGCTTTGGCTAAAAGGTCTGCATCTACTTTAAAACCCTCCTGCTTCATGTTTTGCGCAATACTCAAACCTATATAATAAGAAGCTTTTTGGTCATCTTTATATTTAGTGCCGTCTTGCTTATTACTTTCTTTATTACAAGAAACACTCAATAATGCTATGCAAAATAATGCGATAGTCTGTCTTTTCATATGATAATTTTATATTTTTATGATAACTGATTAAATAATGACCGCAAATTTATCATTTATTACAGAAACGGTCTTACTACAAATTTTAAAATTAAATTTTCTAGATTCTAAAGAATAGTTTTATTTTCAAACCTACAATACATTCCTTTAATTTTCATTCATATTCGGCCAAAGCTTAGGAGTTTCCATTTATCAGCACACTTTTTCTTTTATTTTTTTATAAATTCGCACCAACTAAATCATTTGAATTAATAATAATTCATTATTTTCAAATTATACTAAACTAAAACCCTGAAAACCTCATGAAAAAAGCAGTATTCTTTATTAGCTTTTGTCATTGTTTGCTATCGAACGCGCAAGTTAAAGACAGCATCAACAATTCTAATTTTTCAACAAAAAAATTTGATAATTCTTCTAAGAATTTTTTCGAAAACCCTTGGGTAAAACGTTCTATAGCCCCAACAATTTTATTTGTAGCCTCAGCTGCAACTTGGGATCAGCGAGAAAACATCCGCGAATACAGGAACCGCTATCTTCCCAATTTTAAAGTGCCTTATGATGATTATTTACAATACGCTCCTGCCGCAACAGTATATGGATTAAAACTTGCGGGCGTAAAAGGACGCAACAACATCGGTAGAGCTACAATTTCATACGCGACAAGTTTAGCCATTATGGGTGTTTTGGTGAATGCTATAAAATACACCGCGAAAGTAGAGCGTCCCGATGGTTCTAAAAACAACTCTTTCCCATCCGGACACACGGCTATGGCATTCACTAATGCAACTTTTCTACATAAAGAGTATGGACTGGCGAATCCCGCATACAGCATTGCTGGTTACAGCGCGGCAGCTTCAACAGGATTGGGCAGAAGCCTCAACAACCGCCATTGGCTTCCAGACATTCTCACTGGTGCAGGAATCGGAATTTTATCCTCGGAGCTAGCCTATTTTTTCATTAATAAAATTTATAAAAACGAAGGCGACAATATCGGTATCCTAAATCGTATTGAAGGCAATGACAATCCTTCATTTTTGGCTCTTAAATCGGGAGCGTCCATTTCTACCACAAAATTTTTAAAACAATCTGGCCTTAGTCAATCCAAGACAATTGGTTTTGAAGCCGGACTAGAAGGCGCTTATTTTTTTAATAAACATTGGGGTGTGGGTGGCGAAATGTCCTTCAACACATTTCCAGTACGCGCTGTAAGCCTTCCGACTGACGATCCTGACATACAAAACCTAAGCTTGACTACAGAGTCAATTGGTCTACTAAATTTTTCGGTTGGACCTTATTTCGCTTACGATATCAACAAGGATGTTCAGTTAAAACTAAAAGCCAACGCTGGTTATTCTAAAGCGGCAACTGGAAAAATCTATGCAGAGTTCAACGATATGGACGAAACGCCTGAAAAACAAAACCTCCATTTAGCAAGTTATATTCCCTCTAATGCATTTAGATTTGGGACTGGCATAGATTTGACCTATAAATTTAATTCTCAAATTGGTTTAACTGGCTATGCCGATTTTTATAGAACTTCCTCCAAAATCACTTATGAATTTGAAGAACCTGTTCTTGATGAAATTGAATTAGCGAATGAACTGAACAATTCTTCGTCAAGAGAAAATATTTCGTATGTAAGTTTGGGTTTAAAACTTACTGCATATTTTTAAAAATGAAATAAAATAAAGAAACTCGATCTGAATATGGATTGTGCTTCTTTATTAAAAAAACATATAACGCTATTTTTAGGTTAATCTCAACAAAAATCTTATTAACATTAACTTTTTTATTGCAAAATCTCATCTTCCAAATCTGCGATAAGCTTTGATTTTATCGACGTAAAAGTATAATCTTTGGCTTCTGCAAAAGAGATGTTGTATTTCCTGGAAATCTGTTGCAAGCTTTGTGGAAAACGCGCGATAAGCAAATCGTAATATTGATCCAAAACCTCATCAGTCGGCATGTCATACTCGATTCTCACTTGAAACCTTCTGAACAAAGCGATATCCAAAACCTCAACATGATTGGTCGCTGCCACAAGAATCGCCTTTTCTGGGAATTGATCGATCATCTGGATAAGCGCATTAACGAGGCGACGCATTTCGCCAACATCGTTATCATCGTTACCACGCATTTTCCCGACATAATCGAACTCATCCAAAAATAAAACAGCGCGTTCTCGCTCAGCTTTGTCAAAAACCATTTTAATATTTTTCGCGGTTTCGCCAATTCTTGCCGATACAAAAGTACTGAGATCTAAAATAAAAAGCGGCTTATTAAGTTTTGTGGCAATTGCTTTCGCAGTCATCGTCTTCCCACAACCAGAATGCCCATAAAGCAAAATTTTGTTATTGACAGGCAGATTGTATTGTTTAAGAACATCGATGTATCGAAACTCTTTCATCAATTGTTCGATTTCTTTTTTGTTGTCATCGTTCAAAATAACATCGTCCCAATCAATAGGTTCTCGGTCAACAATTAAAAGATCTAAAATGTTCATACGCGTTTTTAGTTTCACAAAATTAATCAATTCCTACAAAGGCTATACAAAAAAAGACAGCCGAAACTGTCTTTAAATATTTGGGGTTTAATCTTGTTAATTTTTAGTAAAAGTAAAAGCTTGGCCTGCCTGTGTGAGATCAAAACTTTTTTTGTCTTTCGCGAATTTAATTTTAATGTCTGCTTCATCAAAGACAAATACATTGTCGCCATCATAACTCAATGGAAAAGATTGTTGTTCTCCCATCTTCGCCGTCAACATATTATTTTGAGAACTCAACACAAATTTCACAGGAATCTGAGGGTTTGTAAAATCGCCAGTAAAATCATTAATATTAATTTTTTCACTAGCCATTTGGCTCATTCTAAAAACATTATTGCTAATATTAATATCTGGCAAAGTCCCGTCAGGGTCGATCGTTATGGAAGCAATTTCTTTTGTTGTAGGCGCTGTAAAAGTCCATTCCACATTTCTTCTCCAGATATCAACCGGCAAATTAATAGCTTCTTTTGTTCCATCTTTATATTTCACCTCCATAAAGACTGGCATCGGCATTTTTTCTAAATTGGCAATTGAAATAATTGCGCCGTTTTTAGCATCACCATTAACATATTTGACATTGGTAATCGCCTGATCCAATCTCCAATTATTCTGAATCCAACTTCTCCAAAACCAACCAAGATCTTCTCCTGATACATTTTCCATTGTCCTATAGAAATCATCTGGCACTGGATGTTTGAAAGCCCAACGATCAATATATTCTCTAAAAGCTTTGTCAAACCTTTCTGTCCCGAGGACACGTTCTCTAAGAACCGTCATTGCCGCGCCAGGTTTGTAATATGCCAAAGCGCCAATACTTGCTTCTTTCATGTTATCTGGCGGTGTTTCTACAGGCTCCAATTTATCACTGAAGAGATAAGACGCCATCGCTCTGAGAGGGCGTTCGCGATGGTATTCGCCTTTATTAAATTCTTTTGTCGAAATATCATTAATAAAGGTATTAAAACCTTCGTCCATCCAAGCGTGTTTTCTCTCATTAGATCCCACAATCATTGGAAACCAATTGTGTCCAAACTCATGATCGGTAACGCCCCAAAGCTCACTTCCTTTCGAGGTGAAATGACAAAATACAATGCCTGGATATTCCATTCCGCCTTCGTTACCCGCAACATTGGTTGCTGCTGGATATGTATATTCATACCATTGTTTAGAATAATGCTCGATA
This genomic stretch from Chryseobacterium sp. POL2 harbors:
- a CDS encoding IS3 family transposase, whose protein sequence is MFGVDRQVYYRHLKRKAKRQQNAQQVVDWVAELRMIHPKMGGKKLYFLLKEKLENLRIGRDKFFDFLRANHLLIIPKRSYHKTTNSYHRFKKHKNLIKDYQYKKPNNVWVSDITYLGNRENPAYLSLITDAYSKKIVGFDVSDSLATASCLNALKMALKKENPKSLIHHSDKGLQYCSDDYQKLLKKHKIRCSMTQESDPYENAIAERINGILKQEYDIDKFNVDLNTRKILVKQTVKVYNELRPHLSNYYLTPMQMHQQQELIPKSYKKKNSTNTNICTV
- a CDS encoding helix-turn-helix domain-containing protein; protein product: MEERSNYVKRTQRDYSMSFKLNVVKEIESGELSTTVACRKYGIQARSTVVSWLRKFGTFDWENQSPSNMPKSPEQKIMELEAQVKLLQKQKTFLEKQAYVADKKAIIFDMMINLAEEEYQIDIRKNSPPELSTLSERNKKKP
- a CDS encoding FKBP-type peptidyl-prolyl cis-trans isomerase, coding for MKRQTIALFCIALLSVSCNKESNKQDGTKYKDDQKASYYIGLSIAQNMKQEGFKVDADLLAKAIKEEMDGKEKTLPAEEMDAFMMSFMQKQNEKKQSAALANADGNKKKGIDFLTKNKTNPNVKTTASGLQYEVLQEGDGKTKPKASDVVQVKYTGKLLDGTVFDSTDKNGGAPADINLGAVIKGWTEGIQLMSKGAKYRFYIPAELAYGDQGAGDAIPGGSTIIFDVELMGIK
- a CDS encoding phosphatase PAP2 family protein; amino-acid sequence: MKKAVFFISFCHCLLSNAQVKDSINNSNFSTKKFDNSSKNFFENPWVKRSIAPTILFVASAATWDQRENIREYRNRYLPNFKVPYDDYLQYAPAATVYGLKLAGVKGRNNIGRATISYATSLAIMGVLVNAIKYTAKVERPDGSKNNSFPSGHTAMAFTNATFLHKEYGLANPAYSIAGYSAAASTGLGRSLNNRHWLPDILTGAGIGILSSELAYFFINKIYKNEGDNIGILNRIEGNDNPSFLALKSGASISTTKFLKQSGLSQSKTIGFEAGLEGAYFFNKHWGVGGEMSFNTFPVRAVSLPTDDPDIQNLSLTTESIGLLNFSVGPYFAYDINKDVQLKLKANAGYSKAATGKIYAEFNDMDETPEKQNLHLASYIPSNAFRFGTGIDLTYKFNSQIGLTGYADFYRTSSKITYEFEEPVLDEIELANELNNSSSRENISYVSLGLKLTAYF
- a CDS encoding AAA family ATPase → MNILDLLIVDREPIDWDDVILNDDNKKEIEQLMKEFRYIDVLKQYNLPVNNKILLYGHSGCGKTMTAKAIATKLNKPLFILDLSTFVSARIGETAKNIKMVFDKAERERAVLFLDEFDYVGKMRGNDDNDVGEMRRLVNALIQMIDQFPEKAILVAATNHVEVLDIALFRRFQVRIEYDMPTDEVLDQYYDLLIARFPQSLQQISRKYNISFAEAKDYTFTSIKSKLIADLEDEILQ
- a CDS encoding M1 family metallopeptidase, which codes for MKIRFVSKLVLAAGFLICSNTNAQTKSIYDYKEAFKEPFYTSTGTDFRSASGQPGPKYWQNSADYVINVALNPEKKEITASQEVTYVNNSPDEMKFVWMQLDQNLFKKDSRGSAMIPMSNSRYGDKGQSFDGGYTIKSVKVDGQVVKYNITDTRMQIDLPKHLKGHGGKLKIAIDYSFVSPDYGSDRMGVLETKNGKIFTMAQWFPRMAVYDDILGWNNWPYLGAGEFYLEYGNVEANITVPSNFYVVGSGELLNQKEVYSVEQNKLWDQARNSDKTVVIRSAADVNSASKTASGTKTWKFKINQTRDFAWAASASFIIDAAKINLPSGKKSLAISAYPVESDGREAWSRSTEYTKASIEHYSKQWYEYTYPAATNVAGNEGGMEYPGIVFCHFTSKGSELWGVTDHEFGHNWFPMIVGSNERKHAWMDEGFNTFINDISTKEFNKGEYHRERPLRAMASYLFSDKLEPVETPPDNMKEASIGALAYYKPGAAMTVLRERVLGTERFDKAFREYIDRWAFKHPVPDDFYRTMENVSGEDLGWFWRSWIQNNWRLDQAITNVKYVNGDAKNGAIISIANLEKMPMPVFMEVKYKDGTKEAINLPVDIWRRNVEWTFTAPTTKEIASITIDPDGTLPDINISNNVFRMSQMASEKININDFTGDFTNPQIPVKFVLSSQNNMLTAKMGEQQSFPLSYDGDNVFVFDEADIKIKFAKDKKSFDLTQAGQAFTFTKN